From the Bacillus sp. FJAT-22090 genome, the window AAAGATCCGAATACACTATACTTTGATAACTTCTTCCATCAAACAGCTCAAGGTAAAACTTCGGATGCTGAATTTATGCTTGAAAACTCTTTATTTGGTTTACCGCAAGGATCTGCATTTATTACAAAAGGTCAGAATACGTATCAAGCAGCTCCTGCAATATTAAAAGAGGATGGCTATACATCTGCTGTATTCCATGGTAATAGCGGCAGTTTCTGGAATCGTAATGAAATTTATAAATCATTTGGCTATGACCATTTCTTTGATGCCAATTATTATGACACTAGTTCTGAAGAAGATATGGCTGAATATGGTTTATTGGATAAGCCATTCTTTGAACAATCATTAGATCTAATAAAAACTTTACCTCAACCTTTCTATTCGAAATTTATTACGGTTGGGAACCATTATCCATATAAAATGAATCAAGACTTAACAACAATTGGTAAAGCTGATACTGGTGATGCAAGTGTAGATGATTATTTCCAAACTGCTCGTTATGCGGATGAAGCGATCGAACAGTTCATTGGTGAATTACAAAAGTCAGGCTTATATGATAACAGTATGCTTGTTTTTTATGGTGACCATTACGGTATTTCAGAAAATCATAATAAAGCCATGGAACAAATCATCGGAAAAGAAGTTACACCTTATGAAACTGCTAATTTACAACGTGTACCATTAATTATTCACGTTCCAGGAATGCAAGGTGAAGGTGGAGTCAATCATACTTACGGAGGGCAAATTGACCTTCTTCCGACCTTATTACACTTACTTGGAATTGAATCACAAAATTATGTTCAATTTGGTTCCGACTTATTATCAAAAGAACATAATGAGGTAGTAACGTTTAGAAATGATGATTATGTCAGTCCTACTATCTATTCAATTGATGGGAAATTCTATGATGCTAAAACTGGTTTACCACTAGATGATAATCAATTAGAAAAAGCGAATGAGTATAAAAAAGTAGTAGATTATAAATTACAATTATCTGATAAAGTTGTGAATGGTGACTTATTGAGATTCTATACACCGGAAGGTTTTACTAAAGTTGATCCTTCTCAGTACAATTATAATAAGGATATAAAAGAGGAAACTGATAACGAAGAAAAATAGATTCATTTCAATAATAGGGGTAAGATATCACAAGAATGCTTTTTTGATATCTTACTCCTTATTGATTTGTTTCTTTTTTTTTTACCACATACACTCTGCACATTGTGAAGCGGTTGCTTGGTTTAAGTTAATATAGTAATAAATAAAGAACGAATTCTCGACGGAGGAATTCGTTCTTTTTTGCTTGTTAAGGAGAGTGTGATCGTATCTTATTTTAAAAGAGGGTAACTAACCATATATTAGATGCCTCTTTATGTAGAGTATTATGCTTCAAGCAACGGATTAACAAGGTATAGTGTATTTACCTTCGTGAGTACAAGTAATTTTATCAACTAATGAATAAAGACTTTGTTGGCCTATTGAGTCGGTCCTATTAAGAAAAAAATCTCTTACAGTTGTTTCATTAAAAAGCTCTTTCCATAAACCAAACGAGTCCAAAGGCTAAGATTGCTACTGAAGCTCCAGGAATCACCCATTTAGCTGGTTTAACAGTTATTTTCTTTAACCACAGAAGGATAGGGAATACGATAGCTACAATAATCAGTTGTCCAATTTCAATCCCGATATTGAAAGATAATAGAGACGTGGCAAGGTGACTTCCATCTAATTGCATTTCTGAAAGAATTCCCGCAAAACCAAATCCGTGGATGAGACCAAAGGCAAAGGCAAGCCATGGTTGATGCTTTGAGTCAGGGTTAAAAATATTAATAAGTGCTACGTAAATAATACTCAACGCAATTGTAGCTTCTACAAATCTACCTGGTAACTGTACGATATCTAATGTTGCAAGAATTAGAGTTATACTATGGGCAATCGTAAACGCAGTTACTAAAGTGAATGTATTTTTGATGGTCTTTGCTCCAAATAATAAGCTAATAACAAACAGAATATGATCGTAGCCTGTAAAGATATGCTCTAAGCCAAGTAAAAGAAACTGTGTTGCAGTTTGAACAAAACTCACTTCACCGATTTCAAGCTCTCTTGACTCGAAAGTAAGAACTCCTTCTTGTTGTTTACCATCTAATTTAACCGTTGCATAATTGGCATGACTTGGATCTGAATCATCTAGAAACATATTATAATCTAAGACTAGCTTTTCAGGGTTGTCTTCTAATTGGTATTTTAGGTTCATGACAGCAAACTGTTTGTCATTAATTGTTTCAACATCAGATGCTTCAAGCGTTCCTTTTACTTTTACACTATCCGCATAAAGTTCAATACGAGAATTGACATAGTCCTGAACTATTTTCGTGTCAAATTGCTTCTGTGCCATTTCTTGATTCATGGCATGACCAAGTTCTGTGAGGTCAACCTTCAGTTCATAATTGATATGATTATCATTAACCTCAATAAGAGAGTAACCTTCACTATTATTGGTATGAGCATAGGCAGAAGGGGATTGAAGGGTAGTGGTAATTGAAAGTATTAATATAATAATTAAATATATCTTACTCATAAAATCTACTCCATTTTCAATTGATTCTTTTTAGCATTTAATAATGAGAAAAGACAAGGAGGGCTGTGTCTCCTCGTCTTTTACTAGTTTCCTAGATTATTTAGCAGTTTTGATAAATACAGGATTTGAGTAGAACCAAAGATCTGTCCATGGATCTTCACCGCGAGGGTCTGTTTCGGGTTCTAGTTGATCCGTGTTCGTACCACGTAAACGAATATAGCTGTCTTTATCAACATTTTCTAAAGTATAAGAGATTTCAATGTATTCTCCATTTTTTGTCCAATCTTCTTCTGTGAAGCGTTTAACAACTTTCGTAGTTGGGTTTGTCGCAGTTGAACGATCTTCTACTTTACCAGTAACTTCACCCATAATTAAGTCAACACGTTTTACTTCTGGTGTATCTCCATTAGCATTTGCGGCATTTGGATCTTTGATGCGAATTGTTACCGTTACATCTTTAGATTTTCCTGGAATTGTAAGAGTTTCTCCTAAAGTCGCTGAACTTCCTTTAGATTGAGCAAAGATAGGAGATTTTCCACCTGCTTGCACTTTCACATCAAGTTCAGAAATTAGGTCACCTGTTGTTACATATACATTCCCACCACGAAGGCTTTCCATAATATCGTCGTAGTCTTTATCTGCTTTTACATAAGTTTTTGAATATTCACCAGGCCAGAAGTCACTACCACCATCACGCCAGTTAACATGTGAATCTGAAGTAGCTGTAATCCACCAGTGTCTTCCTTCACCAAGCATAGAATCCCATAATCCGCCGACTTTAGCAGCCATTTGATCATAACCGCCCATTGTTGGGTAGTTACCATATGAACCACGAGCACCATCATCAAGTTCACCATCTGGAGTTAATGCGGCCGCTTGATGGCCAGGAGCACCTTCCATCCCAATGGAGATATTAGGAGCTATATCGTTCCAATTACGGAATTCCTCTGGTGTATCTTGCCCCCATTCGCCATCACCTTTTGCTGAACGTGATGGATGGTGAGCGATATGAATTGGCTGCTCGTCCTCATCCAACTCAGTTAACATATAGTTTAAAGCTTCAATCATTGTAGATTCAGTATCTCTGCTACCATCGTTTGGGTATGGTTCGCGTTTATTAAATTGACTTTCGATATCATAAAGAATTTGTGATTCGTTATCTACTTTGGGAATCATCAATGTACTATGGTCTGCAGCAGGTGTATCAAACTCCATTCCATAGAATTGAATTAGTTCTGGATATGCTTCACGTGATTTTAATAGTTCAGGATAAGCTTGCTCTAAATTTACCTTTGAATGGTTAGGACCACCATGATCCGTTGTCATAACCCATTCGAGTCCGTATTCTGTTGCTTTTTCTGCATTTTTCACAATTGGGTAAATAGCATCTCCACCTTGAATAGGTGTAGGAGGATTTGTAGAGTTGTCCCAACCAACACTCCATTCGCTATGGACGTGATGATCACCAGCAAGCCAAGTACCGTTACTTTGTTTTACTTCTTCTTGTGTTAATTGGTTTGCAGCTACTGTTTGGCTATTTCCATTAGTAGTAAAAGCTTGAGTTGCAAAAGCTGTAGTTGCAAGAACGGTTGTTGCGATTAAAGGAATTGCCTTTTTTGCTCTTTTTTTCATTTGAAAGTTCCTCCTAAAATTATTTGTCCAACGGTTTGTATTATAGGAAGTAAATATATATACGAGGTTAATAGAAGGTAAATATAGTGTAAATATTGTGATTTTTATTAAAAATGATAAAATTCTACTATTTAGTTATAGGGCATAAGGAATAATGTTTATTTTGTATATGAAGATAAAGTATTGCTAATTATAATACAGAAAATGGAATTACAAACGGAGACATAAATTATTGGAGTAAAGTATATGGTTTTTCTGCAATAAGAGAAACAAAGGAAAAGATTTGTCCAATAAGTCCCTAAAATAAAGCAGGTGGAAAAAAACGACTTATACTCTCCATTTGCTTTTGTGTTTTCATCTAATAATGTTGATATTGATTGGGGGAAAAGGAGGCGACTCCTGTGGGAAAGCGAGAATTTAATCGATTTTATTTATTAATAAAAAACTGAAATAAATAAGAAGTATTATTATTTCAATTTAAACTCATCATAAGTTATCTCCTTATTTAAAATATTTAGCAAAAATTAACACAAAGCATATTGTTATTAATAAAATTTACAATACCTTTACAAATATCGTGTCGAAAATTTACACTATGCAATTATTCTAGAATAGACAAAATGCGTCATGGAAAAATTACTAACATATTTCTTGGAGGTAAGAAATGATCAGTTTGAAAAAAGTAAAAATGGGATTATTAATGCTGTCTATTCTTGCTGTACTATCTGCATGTACAAGCAATAACGATAATGATACACAGGTGTCAGATGGTAGTGGTGCTACAGTATCTATTTCAGGATCTACATCTGTAGGGCCGCTTGCTGAAAAATTAGCAGCAAAATATACAGAGGAAGATAATACGAATATTGAAATAAATCAAATTGGTTCTTCTGCGGGAATTACCAACGCAATCAGTGGAGTGTCGGAGATAGGGATGTCTTCACGGGATTTAAAAGAAGAGGAAAAAGCGAATGGTTTGAATGAAGTAGTTATTGCTTATGATGGAATTGTAGTAGTGACTCATCCAAGTAATAAAGTAAAAGACCTTACGATGGAGCAAATAAAGCAGATTTTTACTGGAGAAGTGACGAACTGGAAGGAACTAGGTGGAAATGACATGGAGATCGTAGTTGTTTCTCGTGAGGATGGATCAGGTTCTCGTGATGCGTTCCAAGAAATAGTTGACTACAGCTCTGGTGAATTAGTCAGAAGCGCAATTATCGCAAGTGGTAATGGAAATATTAAAACAACTGTTGCGAACAATAAACATGCTGTTGGTTTTATCTCATTTGAATACATCGATGAATCGATTTCAACAATCAATGTTAGTGGTGTTGAAGCGAATGCAGAAAATGTTCTACAAGGTAAATACAGTTTGTCTAGACCGTTCTTGTTTGTATATAAAGAAGGGCAATTAACAGATGCTGGACAACGATTTATAGACTTTATTTTAAGTGAAGATGGACAAATCATTGCAGCTGAAGCAGGAGCAATCCCTGTAAAATAAATAACTTTTTAATAGGAAGAAAATAACATAATTTTTAACGGAATCTTGGAGGAGTAAAGAGTGCCTATCCCAACAACTAACAAGCAGGCCGTAGAAATCGGTAAAGCAAATAAAAGGAAGTATATGTTAGAAAAAGTGTCCTCAAGAATTTTCTTGATTTGTGCACTTCTTTCAGTTTTAACATTATTGTTAATCATTGGATTTGTATTTTATAAAGGAGCTCATCCCTTTGTAGCAGAGGGCTATAGCTTTATAGACTTTATTTTGGGTAGTGATTGGGTACCGAGTGAAGATAAATTTGGTATTTTCCCAATGATTGTTGCATCCATTTTTGCAACAATTGGAGCATTAATTATTGGGGTCCCTATTGGTTTATTTACAGCTATTTTCTTAGCCGAAATTGCCTCTAAAAGGGTAGCAAAAATTATTTCACCAGCAATTCAGTTGCTAGCAGGTATCCCATCTGTATTATATGGTGTATTTGGACTAGCAATCATTGTTCCGTTTTTACAAAACAGTTTGGGTTTAGTAAAAGGACAAAGCTTATTTGCTGTTATTCTTGTGCTAGCAATCATGATGTTACCAACAATAGTGACGGTAGCAGAGACAGCGATTCGTGCAGTACCACAAACATATCGTGAAGGATCATACGCCTTAGGAGTATCACAAATTGGGACTATTTTTAAAGTCATTGTACCAGCAGCTAAATCAGGTATTATGACGGCAATCGTATTAGGTTTAGGTCGAGCAATTGGAGAGACGATGGCAGTTATCTTAGTAGCTGGTAATAGTTTAATCGTTCCAACTAGTTTAACAGATAGTGTTCGTCCACTAACGACAAATATTGCATTAGAAATGGGTTATGCATTCGGTACACATCAAGAAATGTTATTTGCAACCGGAATTGTTTTATTCTCATTTATATTAATTTTGAATTTTGTATTAGCAAAAATAAGTGCGAAGGGAGGTAACTAAGATGAGACAATTTAAAGATAACTTGTTACGTGGACTTTTATGGTTATCAGCTTTCTTATCAGTTGCCGTCCTCGTAATGATTGTTGGGTTTATCTTTTATAAAGGTATTAATTTGATTAGCTTCGACTTCATCTTTGGTGATTATTCTCCAACTGGAGGTGGTGGTATTTGGCCAATGATCGTAACAACGATATACACAGTTCTTATTTCATTAGTCATTGCAACACCTATCGGAATATTAGCAGCTGTTTATTTACAAGAATATGCTAAACAAGGGCGTTTAGTAAGACTAATACGCTTTGCAACAGAAAGCTTAACAGGGATTCCCTCCATTATCTATGGTTTGTTTGGAGCGGTATTCTTTGTAACTACGTTAAAGTTAGGTATGTCGATTCTAGCTGCTTCATTAACCTTGACGATTATCGTGTTACCTGTAATCATTCGAACAACTGAAGAAGCATTAAAAACAGTGCCGCGTTCATATCGTGAAGGTTCACTAGCACTTGGAACGACAAAATTACAAACATTATATAAGGTCATATTACCAAGTTCAATGCCGGGAATTTTGTCTGGTATCATCCTTTCTGTAGGAAGAATTGTTGGAGAATCAGCTGCAATATTCTTAACTGCTGGGACAGTAGCAGCTATGCCAGAGAGCATTCTATCATCAGCTAGAACTTTAACTGTTCATTCTTATTTAGTAACACAAGAGTCTGGAGACATTGAACTTGCTGCTGCAGTTGGTATTGTATTAATAGTAATTATTTTAGCAATCAATCTTATAGCAACATTTATCTCGAAGAAATTTAACAAAGCAACAAATAAATAAGAAGTATGTTAATGAGGTCATCAGAAATAGAACATGGTGAGCTAACGACCAAAAAAACAAGTAGGGAAGGTATTTTCGCAAATGGAGCAACGTAAAGAAGGTACATCTAAAATTAATGTAAGGGATTTAAATTTATTCTATGGTGAGAAACAAGCGCTATTTGGAGTCGATCTTGCTATTCATGAAAAAGAGGTTACTGCTTTAATCGGACCCTCAGGTTGTGGTAAATCAACCTTTTTACGAACATTAAATCGTATGAATGATTTAATTGATGGCGTGAAAATTACAGGAGATATTGTCATTAATCATGAAAACGTTTATAAAACAAATGATGTAATCAAATTACGAACAAAAGTAGGAATGGTATTTCAAAAACCAAATTTATTCCCAATGAGCATTTATGACAATGTTGCCTATGGACCAAGAATGCAAGGTATTAAAAGTAAAAAAGAATTAAATAATATTGTAGAAGAGAGTTTGCGAAGTGCAGCCATTTGGGACGAGGTAAAAGACCGTCTAAAAACATCAGCACTTGGTTTGTCAGGTGGTCAGCAACAACGCGTATGTATTGCTCGTGCTATTGCGATGAAACCAGACATTATTTTAATGGACGAGCCTACTTCAGCATTAGATCCGATTTCTACGTTAAAAATAGAAGAACTAATCACAAATATGAAAAAAGACTATACGATTGTCATTGTTACACATAACATGCAACAAGCTGCACGAATCTCTGATAAAACGGCGTTTTTCTTAAATGGAGAAGTAGTTGAATACGATGATACAGATAAAATTTTCTCTACACCACAGGATCAAAGAACAGAAGATTATGTAACAGGTCGATTTGGATAATAGGGGGTAAACAAATGAGTATTCGTGTGAACTTTGAGAATAATTTAGGGGAATTAAAAAGAAAAATCACCGAAATGGGTGAACTATCAATTATTGCTCTTGAAAGATCTTTAAAGGCCTTGAAAACACAAGATGTCGAGATAGCTATAAAAGTTATTGAAGGAGATACAGCTATTGATAGTCTTGAGCTGGAAATTAATCAGTTCGCAATCTGGCTAATGGCAAAAGAAGCACCGGTTTCAAGAGATTTACGCGAGATCATTGGTGTACTTAAAATTTCCTCTGAAATTGAGCGAATCGCGGATTTTGCAGTAAATATCGCAAAAGCAACTATCAAGATTCGAAATACAAAATCTTTAATGGAGATTACTCATCTAGAAAAGATGAAAGAAGTATCGATTGAAATGCTCCGAAAAGCACTACAATCTTTTTTAGAGGAAAATATCCTGCTAGCCAAAGAAGTTGGCGACTTAGATGATATAGTGGATGAATATAATGGTGAAACATATAAAAACCTTACTACTTATTTAAGTGAGCATCCAGAAGAAACAAATCAGGTTGTTCAATTATTATTTGTAAATCGTTTTCTAGAGAGAACAGCAGATCATATAACAAATATCGCTGAAAGTACAGCATATTTGATTAAAGGTCAAATGTATGATTTTAATTCATAAAACTAAACTAAATTTGTGAACACATCGAGATAAAAAACGGAGGAGAAAAATGAATAATTTTTCTCCTCCGTTTATTTTTATTTTAAGAAGTGAATAATGAAATATTATATTAATAACTCATCAGCACCCTTGTGTTGCCACACACACTCCTCATGTTGATTGGAGCGAGGATTGTTGTAGCAGGATAATTTTAATACTTATAGAATATTAAAGAGGATGTAATTAGGATATTAAAATAAAAAAAATTGGAGGTAATCATGGGAAGATTAATACATTTTGAAATCCATGTAGATGACATGGAACGTGCAAAGAATTTTTATGGACAGGTTTTTGGATGGTCATTTGAGGATTATAGTAGTTATGCGGGAATGCCTTATTTTGGAGCTTTGACTGGGGATGAAAATGAACTTGGAATAAATGGAGCTTTGATGCAACGACAAAGTGCACCTCCTGAAGCAAATCAAGCCTTAAATGGGTTTGCTTGTACAATGGGAGTGGAAGATTACGAAGCAACGGAATCTAAAATTCTTGATAATGGAGGCAAGATTGCATTGCCTAAATATGCATTACAAGGAATGGCGTGGCAAGGATACTATCATGATCCTGAAGGAAATATTTTCGGAATTCATCAACCAGATAAGAACGCAAAATAAAATTTTTCACTGCAAAATAGTTGGCGAGAATTAAATAACAAAAAATAAATACATTAAATTAATAACCACTTTTGAATACTCTTTAGTTAAATTTATTTTCTATGAAAAGCAAACTGCTACTAAGTTTGAGAAAAAGAGGATAGGAAAGACTTACTTATAACAAGATGTAACAGTAGAAAAAGGGTTTGAGAATAGTTGAAGAAATCTCAAAATTTACTGTTGGTTGTGATTAATGGCTAGTAAATGGTAAGGTAGCATTGGTAACATTTTTAGGAGGTTTATAAATGGATAATAACGATATATTAATTAGACTTAGATATGCTCTAGATATTAAAAATAAAGATATGATAGAGATATTTAAACTTGGTGGTATGGAATTTACAAAAGAGGAAGTAATAAAGATACTAACCAAATCAAAAGATGAATTCGATAATCTTGATGATGCAGAGGAAACTGAATATCAAATAAAATGTAATAATAAGATGTTAGCGTCATTTTTGAACGGGTTTATTACGTTTAAAAGAGGTAAACAGGATTCAAAACCAGACCAGCCTAATAGCCCTGAACCGCCTGAAAAGAGTGCTAACAATATGCTTCTGAAGAAGTTGAAAGTAGCACTTCAATTAACAGCAGAAGATATGCTAGATATACTTGATGATGGTGGTATCGCTGTGTCAAAGGGAGAATTAGGCGCTATT encodes:
- a CDS encoding LTA synthase family protein, with the protein product MENLNNNKAVFLNKFFGFYLFAVFMLWIKTYIIQVTQFNLGVEGILQQFLLILNPLGSAMLFLGFSFIFKGRGKYALLVVIYSLMSILLYANAVYYRFFSDFITLPTITQTQNFGDLGGSVISLLKPYDILFFIDVFLLIYLWLSKKIQKDNSRIRYKKAIAVIAFAIGISALNLGLANFDRPQLLTRGFDRSYIVKYLGMYNYTIYDATETIKASSQRVLADNDDMTEVINYTKSNYAEPNQEYFGAAKEMNVIYIHLESFQNFLIDYKLNGEEVTPFLNSLTKDPNTLYFDNFFHQTAQGKTSDAEFMLENSLFGLPQGSAFITKGQNTYQAAPAILKEDGYTSAVFHGNSGSFWNRNEIYKSFGYDHFFDANYYDTSSEEDMAEYGLLDKPFFEQSLDLIKTLPQPFYSKFITVGNHYPYKMNQDLTTIGKADTGDASVDDYFQTARYADEAIEQFIGELQKSGLYDNSMLVFYGDHYGISENHNKAMEQIIGKEVTPYETANLQRVPLIIHVPGMQGEGGVNHTYGGQIDLLPTLLHLLGIESQNYVQFGSDLLSKEHNEVVTFRNDDYVSPTIYSIDGKFYDAKTGLPLDDNQLEKANEYKKVVDYKLQLSDKVVNGDLLRFYTPEGFTKVDPSQYNYNKDIKEETDNEEK
- a CDS encoding HupE/UreJ family protein — its product is MSKIYLIIILILSITTTLQSPSAYAHTNNSEGYSLIEVNDNHINYELKVDLTELGHAMNQEMAQKQFDTKIVQDYVNSRIELYADSVKVKGTLEASDVETINDKQFAVMNLKYQLEDNPEKLVLDYNMFLDDSDPSHANYATVKLDGKQQEGVLTFESRELEIGEVSFVQTATQFLLLGLEHIFTGYDHILFVISLLFGAKTIKNTFTLVTAFTIAHSITLILATLDIVQLPGRFVEATIALSIIYVALINIFNPDSKHQPWLAFAFGLIHGFGFAGILSEMQLDGSHLATSLLSFNIGIEIGQLIIVAIVFPILLWLKKITVKPAKWVIPGASVAILAFGLVWFMERAF
- a CDS encoding phosphoesterase yields the protein MKKRAKKAIPLIATTVLATTAFATQAFTTNGNSQTVAANQLTQEEVKQSNGTWLAGDHHVHSEWSVGWDNSTNPPTPIQGGDAIYPIVKNAEKATEYGLEWVMTTDHGGPNHSKVNLEQAYPELLKSREAYPELIQFYGMEFDTPAADHSTLMIPKVDNESQILYDIESQFNKREPYPNDGSRDTESTMIEALNYMLTELDEDEQPIHIAHHPSRSAKGDGEWGQDTPEEFRNWNDIAPNISIGMEGAPGHQAAALTPDGELDDGARGSYGNYPTMGGYDQMAAKVGGLWDSMLGEGRHWWITATSDSHVNWRDGGSDFWPGEYSKTYVKADKDYDDIMESLRGGNVYVTTGDLISELDVKVQAGGKSPIFAQSKGSSATLGETLTIPGKSKDVTVTIRIKDPNAANANGDTPEVKRVDLIMGEVTGKVEDRSTATNPTTKVVKRFTEEDWTKNGEYIEISYTLENVDKDSYIRLRGTNTDQLEPETDPRGEDPWTDLWFYSNPVFIKTAK
- a CDS encoding phosphate ABC transporter substrate-binding protein — its product is MISLKKVKMGLLMLSILAVLSACTSNNDNDTQVSDGSGATVSISGSTSVGPLAEKLAAKYTEEDNTNIEINQIGSSAGITNAISGVSEIGMSSRDLKEEEKANGLNEVVIAYDGIVVVTHPSNKVKDLTMEQIKQIFTGEVTNWKELGGNDMEIVVVSREDGSGSRDAFQEIVDYSSGELVRSAIIASGNGNIKTTVANNKHAVGFISFEYIDESISTINVSGVEANAENVLQGKYSLSRPFLFVYKEGQLTDAGQRFIDFILSEDGQIIAAEAGAIPVK
- the pstC gene encoding phosphate ABC transporter permease subunit PstC, translated to MPIPTTNKQAVEIGKANKRKYMLEKVSSRIFLICALLSVLTLLLIIGFVFYKGAHPFVAEGYSFIDFILGSDWVPSEDKFGIFPMIVASIFATIGALIIGVPIGLFTAIFLAEIASKRVAKIISPAIQLLAGIPSVLYGVFGLAIIVPFLQNSLGLVKGQSLFAVILVLAIMMLPTIVTVAETAIRAVPQTYREGSYALGVSQIGTIFKVIVPAAKSGIMTAIVLGLGRAIGETMAVILVAGNSLIVPTSLTDSVRPLTTNIALEMGYAFGTHQEMLFATGIVLFSFILILNFVLAKISAKGGN
- the pstA gene encoding phosphate ABC transporter permease PstA, which encodes MRQFKDNLLRGLLWLSAFLSVAVLVMIVGFIFYKGINLISFDFIFGDYSPTGGGGIWPMIVTTIYTVLISLVIATPIGILAAVYLQEYAKQGRLVRLIRFATESLTGIPSIIYGLFGAVFFVTTLKLGMSILAASLTLTIIVLPVIIRTTEEALKTVPRSYREGSLALGTTKLQTLYKVILPSSMPGILSGIILSVGRIVGESAAIFLTAGTVAAMPESILSSARTLTVHSYLVTQESGDIELAAAVGIVLIVIILAINLIATFISKKFNKATNK
- the pstB gene encoding phosphate ABC transporter ATP-binding protein PstB gives rise to the protein MEQRKEGTSKINVRDLNLFYGEKQALFGVDLAIHEKEVTALIGPSGCGKSTFLRTLNRMNDLIDGVKITGDIVINHENVYKTNDVIKLRTKVGMVFQKPNLFPMSIYDNVAYGPRMQGIKSKKELNNIVEESLRSAAIWDEVKDRLKTSALGLSGGQQQRVCIARAIAMKPDIILMDEPTSALDPISTLKIEELITNMKKDYTIVIVTHNMQQAARISDKTAFFLNGEVVEYDDTDKIFSTPQDQRTEDYVTGRFG
- the phoU gene encoding phosphate signaling complex protein PhoU, with amino-acid sequence MSIRVNFENNLGELKRKITEMGELSIIALERSLKALKTQDVEIAIKVIEGDTAIDSLELEINQFAIWLMAKEAPVSRDLREIIGVLKISSEIERIADFAVNIAKATIKIRNTKSLMEITHLEKMKEVSIEMLRKALQSFLEENILLAKEVGDLDDIVDEYNGETYKNLTTYLSEHPEETNQVVQLLFVNRFLERTADHITNIAESTAYLIKGQMYDFNS
- a CDS encoding VOC family protein gives rise to the protein MGRLIHFEIHVDDMERAKNFYGQVFGWSFEDYSSYAGMPYFGALTGDENELGINGALMQRQSAPPEANQALNGFACTMGVEDYEATESKILDNGGKIALPKYALQGMAWQGYYHDPEGNIFGIHQPDKNAK
- a CDS encoding DUF1456 family protein yields the protein MDNNDILIRLRYALDIKNKDMIEIFKLGGMEFTKEEVIKILTKSKDEFDNLDDAEETEYQIKCNNKMLASFLNGFITFKRGKQDSKPDQPNSPEPPEKSANNMLLKKLKVALQLTAEDMLDILDDGGIAVSKGELGAILRKEGHRNYKVCGDNFARKFLKGLAVRYRT